The Malassezia japonica chromosome 5, complete sequence genome contains a region encoding:
- a CDS encoding uncharacterized protein (EggNog:ENOG503NV6Q; COG:Q) → MADFPATDNGKISFKNRVVVVTGAGGGLGKTYALFFASRGAKVLVNDLGPAADDKNKKAADVVVEEITKAGGEAIANYDSNVEGEKIIKQVIDKWGRIDILINNAGILRDKSFKSMTDKEWDAVQAVHVFGSFACTRAAWPYFRQQKFGRVVNTSSAAGLYGNFGQANYSSAKLALVAFSKTLSIEGEKYNIIANSIAPVAASKMTETVMPPEMLENLKPEFVVPLVAYLVSAQNESVRGEVFECGAGFYAMLRRERSHGHVFRADKTFTPEAVREKIDDILDFETNPEYPQRITDANYLELLERAKEAPENPQGDAPVSFKDQTVLITGAGAGLGRAYALLFSRLGANVVVNDFSEKNANAVIDEIKKNGGKATASIGSVEDGDKLVKDATDAFGGLHVVVNNAGILRDKSFAGATAEDWNAVQNVHLRGTYKVCKAAWPIFQQQKYGRIINTTSAVGIYGNFGQANYSTAKSGILGLTQTLAVEGAKYNILANTIAPNAGTAMTSTIWPQEMVDAFKPEYVAPVVAYLGSKDNTEVTRALFEVSGGWVAAVRWERSGGKAFNTAKGVTPEQIEKNWSKISDFDPERASWPTSPSESLGDIVANFGAEDDDDDEGAEGDDEFADPADPAIVKEAKAERPEPTEFSYGNRDVILYNLGIGAKANELDYVYEQAENFQALPTWGVIPQFMAGSSLNLDFLPNFSPMMLLHGEQYLAIKGPIPTEGNLVNTPRIIEVLDKGKAAAVTSRTISVNKETGEEVFENQSTLFIRGSGGFEGKKTGSDRGAATAANKPPSRAADKVIKEKTDESQAALYRLSGDYNPLHVDPNFASVGGFDKPILHGLCSFGISGKHVYNAYGPYKDIKVRFTGHVFPGETLETHMWKEGNKVIFVTKVVERDTQALGAAAVTLADN, encoded by the exons ATGGCTGATTTCCCTGCTACGGATAACGGGAAGATCTCGTTCAAGAACCGCGTCGTGGTTGTCACCGGTGCCGGTGGCGGTCTCGGCAAGAC ATATGCCCTCTTCttcgcctcgcgcggcgccaagGTCCTTGTGAACGACCTCGGTCctgccgccgacgacaaGAACAAGAAGGCTGCCGATGTTGTCGTCGAGGAGATCACCAAGGCTGGTGGTGAGGCTATCGCCAACTACGACTCGAACGTCGAGGGCGAGAAGATCATCAAGCAGGTGATCGACAAGTGGGGCCGCATTGAC ATCCTCATCAATAACGCTGGTATCCTCCGCGACAAGTCCTTCAAGTCGATGACCGACAAGGAGTGGGATGCCGTCCAGGCCGTCCACGTCTTTGGCTCGTTCGCCTGTACCCGTGCCGCCTGGCCCTACTTCCGCCAGCAGAAGTTCGGCCGTGTGGTCAACACCTCGTCGGCTGCCGGTCTCTACGGTAACTTCGGCCAGGCCAACTACTCGTCGGCCAAGCTTGCCCTGGTTGCCTTCTCGAAGACGCTCTCCATCGAGGGTGAGAAGTACAACATCATCGCGAACTCGATCGCCCCTGTCGCTGCCTCCAAGATGACCGAGACGGTGATGCCCCCGGAGATGCTCGAGAACCTCAAGCCCGAGTTCGTCGTTCCCCTCGTCGCCTACCTCGTCTCGGCCCAGAACGAGAGCGTTCGTGGTGAGGTGTTCGAGTGCGGTGCCGGCTTCTACGCCAtgctccgccgcgagcgctcGCACGGTCACGTCTTCCGCGCCGACAAGACCTTCACCCCCGAGGCTGTCCGCGAGAAGATCGACGACATCCTCGACTTCGAGACCAACCCCGAGTACCCCCAGCGCATCACCGACGCCAACTACcttgagctcctcgagcgcgccaaggaggCGCCTGAGAACCCCCagggcgatgcgccggtcAGCTTCAAGGACCAGACCGTGCTCATCACTGGTGCTGGTGCCGGTCTCGGTCGCGCCTACGCCCTCCTCTTTagccgcctcggtgcgAACGTCGTCGTGAACGACTTCAGCGAGAAGAACGCCAACGCCGTCATTGACGAGATCAAGAAGAACGGCGGCAAGGCCACTGCCAGCATCGGCTCCGTTGAGGACGGTGACAAGCTCGTCAAGGACGCCACCGACGCCTTCGGCGGCCTTCACGTCGTTGTGAACAACGCCGGTATCCTCCGCGACAAGTCGTTCGCCGGTGCCACTGCCGAGGACTGGAATGCGGTCCAGAACGTGCACCTGCGCGGTACCTACAAGGTCTGCAAGGCTGCCTGGCCCATCTTCCAGCAGCAGAAGTACGGTCGCATCATCAACACCACTTCGGCTGTCGGTATCTACGGCAACTTTGGTCAGGCCAACTACTCGACCGCCAAGTCGGGTATCCTTGGTCTCACCCAGACGCTCGCCGTTGAGGGTGCCAAGTACAACATTCTGGCCAACACCATCGCCCCCAACGCTGGTACCGCCATGACCTCGACCATCTGGCCGCAGGAGATGGTCGACGCCTTCAAGCCCGAGTACGTTGCCCCGGTCGTTGCCTACCTCGGTAGCAAGGACAACACCGAGGTCACTCGCGCCCTCTTTGAGGTTTCGGGTGGCTGGGTCGCCGCTGTCCGCTGGGAGCGTTCGGGCGGTAAGGCCTTCAACACTGCCAAGGGCGTCACCCCTGAGCAGATCGAGAAGAACTGGAGCAAGATCAGCGACTTCGACCCTGAGCGTGCCTCGTGGCCCACGAGCCCCAGCGAGTCGCTCGGTGACATTGTTGCCAACTTTGGCGctgaggacgacgacgacgacgagggcgccgagggcgacgacgagttcGCCGACCCCGCCGACCCCGCCATCGTCAAGGAGGCCAAGGCTGAGCGCCCTGAGCCCACCGAGTTCTCGTACGGCAACCGTGACGTGATCCTGTACAACCTTGGTATCGGTGCCAAGGCCAACGAGCTCGACTACGTCTACGAGCAGGCCGAAAACTTCCAGGCGCTGCCCACTTGGGGTGTCATTCCCCAGTTCATGGCTGGCTCGAGCCTGAACCTGGACTTCCTGCCCAACTTCAGCCCCATGATGCTCCTGCACGGTGAGCAGTACCTTGCCATCAAGGGCCCCATCCCCACGGAGGGCAACCTCGTCAACACTCCCCGCATcatcgaggtgctcgacaagGGCAAGGCTGCTGCCGTCACTTCGCGCACCATCTCGGTCAACAAGGAGACCGGTGAGGAGGTCTTTGAGAACCAGAGCACCCTCTTCATCCGTGGCTCGGGTGGCTTCGAGGGCAAGAAGACCGGCAGCGACCGTGgcgccgccaccgccgccaACAAGCccccgtcgcgcgccgccgacaagGTCATCAAGGAGAAGACCGACGAGTCGCAGGCTGCTCTCTACCGCCTCAGCGGTGACTACAACCCGCTGCACGTGGACCCCAACTTTGCGTCGGTGGGTGGCTTCGACAAGCCCATCCTCCACGGTCTCTGCTCGTTCGGTATCTCGGGCAAGCACGTGTACAACGCCTACGGTCCCTACAAGGACATCAAGGTGCGCTTCACGGGCCACGTCTTCCCTGGCGAGACTCTCGAGACCCACATGTGGAAGGAGGGCAACAAGGTCATCTTTGTGACcaaggtcgtcgagcgcgacacccaggccctcggcgctgctgccgtCACCCTGGCCGACAACTAA
- a CDS encoding 3-hydroxybutyryl-CoA dehydrogenase (COG:I; EggNog:ENOG503NVKS), translated as MGIGIAYVAAVIARIEEIILFDVNEEQVQTARDELELQIRKTAKYRLIEPRLVDPILASFRLVTDMKDLGSGDRAPQLVIEAASENIDIKTKIFAQLAQQLPLSTVLATNTSSLSVTRLANAASTPQLFPKEEEAAESAGRVIGVHFFNPVQKMRLVEIIPGLQTREDVTKRATDFALACRKKTVRCTDTPGFIVNRINISALREAIRMAETKVATFEDIDTAMIYGMRSPMGPLRLADFVGLDIVLQVLNSIYEDTGEPQFAPPVLLQRMVQAGWLGVKSGKGFYDYQAKA; from the exons ATGGGTATCGGTATTGCGTACGTCGCGGCTGTGATTGCGCGTATCGAAGAAATCATCCTCTTTGATGTGAACGAAGAGCAGGTGCAGACGGCGCgtgacgagctcgagctccagATCCGAAAGACGGCCAAGTACCGCCTGATTGAGCCGCGCCTTGTCGATCCGATCCTCGCGAGCTTCCGCCTGGTGACCGACATGAAGGACCTCGGATCGggcgaccgtgcgccgcagctcgtcaTCGAGGCGGCCTCGGAGAATATCGACATCAAGACCAAGatctttgcgcagctcgcgcagcagctgccTCTTTCTACGGTCCTGGCAACAAATACATCGTCGCTGAGTGTGACGCGGCTGGCCaacgccgcctcgacccCACAACTTTTCCCGAAAGAGGAAGAGGCGGCAGAGAGCGCAGGGCGCGTGATTGGCGTGCACTTTTTCAACCCGGTGCAGAAgatgcgcctcgtcgaaaTTATTCCAGGTCTGCAGACACGCGAGGATGTGACAAAGCGCGCGACCGACTTTGCGCTCGCCTGCCGCAAAAAgacggtgcgctgcaccgaCACGCCCGGCTTTATCGTGAATCGCATCAACATcagtgcgctgcgcgaggcaaTCCGCATGGCAGAGACCAAGGTCGCGACCTTTGAGGATATTGATACGGCGATGATCTACGgcatgcgctcgcccatggggccgctgcgcctcgcggacTTTGTCGGACTG GATATCGTCTTGCA GGTCCTCAATTCTATTTACGAAGATACAGGCGAGCCGCAGTTTGCGCCTCCGGTGCTGCTCCAGCGCATGGTCCAGGCTGGCTGGCTCGGCGTCAAGTCCGGCAAG GGCTTTTACGACTACCAGGCGAAGGCCTAA
- a CDS encoding uncharacterized protein (BUSCO:EOG0926506Z; COG:S; EggNog:ENOG503P426), with protein sequence MSLDTFDPNQAENLPEIEKQIAVRCVEHAQTYWNLLEKVKGSALRLTKFDDDIMADFEEMFPDTFKDDNAVRLINEDSMKSPAGKQKWREFIAKYEKKVADFNFGTLIRTDASDEYTQTNTIFLTRFQFYVFEIARCRRGMNDWVREHANAAKSS encoded by the exons ATGTCTTTGGATACGTTTGACCCCAACCAGGCCGAGAACCTCCCTGAAATCGAGAAGCAGAttgccgtgcgctgcgtcgagCATGCACAGACCTACTGGAACCTGCTCGAGAAGGTCAAGGGCTCTGCGCTCCGCCTGACCAA ATTTGACGATGACATCATGGCCGACTTTGAAGAGATGTTCCCTGACACGTTCAAGGACGACAATGCGGTCCGCCTGATCAACGAGGACAGCATGAAGAGCCCCGCTGGCAAGCAAAAGTGGCGCGAGTTCATCGCCAAGTACGAAAAGAAGG TCGCCGACTTCAACTTTGGTACGCTGATCCGTACAGATGCCTCGGACGAGTACACGCAGACGAACACGATCTTTT TGACGCGCTTCCAGTTCTACGTGTTCGAGATCGCGCGGTGCCGCCGCGGTATGAACGACTGGGTCCGTGAGCACGCCAACGCCGCGAAGTCG TCGTAA
- a CDS encoding uncharacterized protein (COG:E; EggNog:ENOG503NVJ7) has product MCGIALVCGPCAGDVWASLLRAIERRGPDAVQESAISVGAQTAHLGASVLCLRGEGVTRQPFSANGLHFVWNGEVFDGRDGAWAPSENDGAALFQSIVEKAGKGDVRAALVAALAEIEGPYAFVLVDEEHRCVYYGRDPLGRRSLLRSASPFALASVSTQESVESGWVWEEVPCASLWCAQLDTPATDAVDRTSEFASRLLVSDAEWKDNDTPALDAFHATLSESVARRVCDIRPDPTQSKTDAHVAVLFSGGVDCTVLAALAHAHIPPEQSIDLINVAFENPRSLAAHHRDDPYAVPDRITAYASAQELRAMAPHRQWDLIEVNVPYATYEAHLDQVKALLAPCTSVMDLSIAAALYFAARAQGRVGGCAYTSPARVFLSGLGADELLAGYSRHRQAFRRGGDDALRAELQLDLDRLPTRNLGRDDRVISAHAREARFPYLARSVLVQVCALPLSTKADLSPGTEGTGDKRLLRKLARRLGLPHASALPKRAIQFGARSAKLDAASARRKGSEALS; this is encoded by the exons ATGTGCGGCATCGCGTTGGTGtgcgggccgtgcgcagggGATGTGTGGGCctcgctcctgcgcgcGATCGAGCGGCGAG GGCCGGACGCCGTGCAGGAAAGTGCGATTTCCGTCGGTGCACAGACGGCGCATCTCGGCGCGTCAGTGCTGTGTCTCCGTGGAGAAGGCGTGACGCGCCAGCCGTTTTCCGCAAATGGCCTGCATTTCGTGTGGAATGGCGAGGTGTTTGACGGACGCGATGGTGCGTGGGCGCCGAGTGAAAAtgacggcgcggcgctctttcAAAGTATCGTAGAAAAAGCCGGCAAaggcgacgtgcgtgctgcgctggtcgcggcgctcgccgagatcgaggGGCCGTACGCGTTTGTACTCGTGGAC GAGGAGCATCGCTGTGTATACTACGGCCGCGACCCTCTAGGGCGTCGGTCACTCTTGCGGTCCGCATCGCCGTttgcgctcgcctcggtctCGACGCAAGAGTCGGTCGAGAGCGGCTGGGTGTGGGAAGAAGTGCCGTGCGCTTCGCTTTGGTGTGCCCAGCTAGATACCCCGGCCACGGATGCGGTGGACCGCACGTCTGAG TTTGCCTCGCGTCTCCTCGTGTCGGACGCGGAGTGGAAAGACAATGATACCCCCGCCCTGGATGCCTTCCACGCGACACTATCTGAAAgtgtcgcgcggcgcgtctgtGATATCCGCCCGGATCCTac GCAATCCAAAACAGACGcccacgtcgccgtgctcTTTTCTGGGGGCGTCGACTGcacggtgctcgccgcTTTGGCGCATGCGCACATTCCCCCGGAGCAGTCAATTGATCTAATCAATGTCGCTTTCGAGAATCCtcgctcgctcgcggcgcaccacaGAGACGACCCCTATGCCGTACCAGACCGCATTACGGCGTATGCCAGTGCAcaggagctgcgtgccaTGGCGCCGCATCGGCAGTGGGACCTAATCGAGGTCAATGTGCCGTATGCTACGTACGAGGCGCACTTGGACCAAGTCaaggcgctccttgcgccaTGCACCAGTGTCATGGACCTGAGCAttgctgcggcgctctactttgcggcgcgtgcgcaaggtcgCGTCGGCGGGTGTGCGTATACGTCTCCTGCGCGCGTATTCCTAtctggcctcggcgcggacgagctgcttgcgggTTACTCGCGCCACCGCCAGGCCTTTCGgcggggcggcgacgacgcgctgcgcgccgagctccagctcgacctcgaccggCTGCCTACCCGCAATctcgggcgcgacgaccgcgtAATTagtgcgcacgcccgcgAGGCACGCTTTCCCTACTTGGCGCGCTCAGTCCTAGTCCAAGTCTGTGCGTTGCCGCTTTCTACGAAGGCCGACCTGTCCCCCGGCACCGAAGGCACTGGCGacaagcgcctgctgcgcaagcttgcgcggcgcctcggcctcccCCATGCGTCTGCACTCCCCAAACGTGCGATCCAGTTtggcgcacgcagcgccaagctcgacgcggcgtccgCCCGCCGCAAAGGCTCCGAAGCGCTCTCGTAG
- a CDS encoding uncharacterized protein (TransMembrane:2 (i76-95o101-127i); EggNog:ENOG503P97S) translates to MMLQSVAKLGLRVPRTACAGAYMRLGSPGYARMPLMPATPMRVYSTEQEMHAAQSKTNMTAQYIGPMRMAYYRLKLFSLSSLSVAAIFAPIFMLWPHKMEMAARLGITVTTLGASSVSTALISWIGSPYVGHMTLRRSATDSVPMHYISDGVNEVVLEDTPSDPRIHASEPYYLEMATLSWNMRSLKTTVYSPSLLRATTRPLATWELPALPPPLLLDQGVEQRDEHTVSKLVAETVDVTRGKVIGRWWARWRVTPTDGEAMEFSGTCEGEGSPVRYFYVDETQLGDEWRVLE, encoded by the coding sequence ATGATGCTCCAGAGCGTCGCTAAGCTGGgcctgcgcgtgccgcgcaccgcgtgTGCCGGCGCGTACATGCGCCTGGGCTCGCCGGGTTATGCCCGCATGCCGCTGATGCCCGCCACTCCTATGCGTGTGTACAGCACGGAGCAGGAGatgcacgctgcgcagaGCAAGACAAACATGACTGCGCAGTACATTGGTCCGATGCGTATGGCCTACTACCGCCTCAAGCTCTTTTCACTCTCGTCGCTGAGTGTCGCGGCGATCTTTGCGCCGATCTTTATGTTGTGGCCGCACAAAATGGAGATggctgcgcgcctcggcatcaCCGTTACGACGCTGGGCGCCAGCTCGGTCAGCACCGCGCTGATCTCGTGGATCGGATCGCCGTACGTCGGGCACatgacgctgcgccgctcggctaCCGACTCGGTGCCGATGCACTACATCTCGGACGGCGTCAATGAGGTGGTGCTCGAGGACACCCCTAGCGATCCCCGCATCCACGCCAGCGAGCCGTACTACCTGGAGATGGCCACGCTTTCGTGGAACATGCGCTCGCTCAAGACGACGGTCTATTCGCCGTCGCTCCTGCGCGCGACAACGCGCCCGCTCGCGACGTGGGAACTGCCCGCGCTTCCGCCGCCTCTGCTGCTTGACCAGGGCGTCGAacagcgcgacgagcacacTGTGTCGAAGCTCGTTGCCGAGACCGTGGATGTCACGCGTGGCAAGGTCATTGGCCGCTGGTGGGCTCGCTGGCGTGTCacgccgaccgacggcgaggcgatggAGTTCTCGGGAACGTGCGAGGGCGAGGGTTCGCCGGTGCGCTACTTTTACGtcgacgagacgcagcTTGGCGACGAGTGGCGCGTACTTGAGTAG
- the MSS1 gene encoding mitochondrial splicing system protein (COG:J; EggNog:ENOG503NUT7) codes for MTTIVKDTIYALSSGNPPCAVSIVRVSGLCGERPIVPRRATLRAIRHPTTDEHLDDALVLYFPANNSFTGEDVLELQVHGSPAVVRDVLLALAHVPLAPLRPALPGEFTRRAFEHGRMDLNSCEALDALLRAETSTQRRLALQTGGGRQAQLYASIRKELLEAMVRVEAMLDFSDEDEIDDALWRPVCASVESLRARIRREIPQGKHSYLDAVLHGTRLVLYGRPNAGKSMLLNRLVRREAAIVSSEPGTTRDVVQVALELHGFRVLLTDTAGLREATGEIERIGITRTRTHVTEADLAILVCDAPDVCEMLGGVPPSGAWHIPKEALEQLGMLPTDAEVLVFMNKMDLVDAPPPADQGVPCTIWHGSALEDRGIDTLLAGLGELLQARHEAEMGEPPLVTEARHLHLLRHVLEALDTFATTFIEAPQPDLTLAAEELRHAAYLIGQITGETLAADEVLGGIFSRFCIGK; via the exons ATGACGACGATCGTCAAGGATACCATCTATGCCTTGTCGAGCGGAAAtccgccgtgcgccgtaAGCATTGTGCGCGTGTCTGG CCtgtgcggcgagcgtccGATCGtgccccgccgcgcgacgctgcgtgccaTTCGGCATCCTACCACcgacgagcacctcgacgacgcgcttgTGCTCTACTTTCCAG CGAACAACTCGTTCACGGGCGAGGatgtgctcgagctccaaGTGCACGGCAGTCCTGCtgtcgtgcgcgacgtgctcttGGCTCTGGCCCACGTCCCTCTTGCGCCCTTGCGCCCTGCGCTTCCCGGTGAGTTTACGCGGCGTGCGTTTGAGCACGGGCGCATGGATCTGAACTCatgcgaggcgctcgatgcgctgctgcgtgccgaaACCAGCACCCAGCGCCGACTGGCGCTCCAGACGGGCGGAgggcggcaggcgcagctctATGCCTCGATCCGCAaagagctgctcgaggccatggtgcgcgtcgaggccatGCTAGATTTTagcgacgaggatgagatcgacgatgcgctctgGCGGCCGGTCTGTGCGTCCGTCGAGTCGCTCCGCGCGCGCATTCGGCGCGAGATTCCCCAAGGCAAGCACTCGTACCTGGacgccgtgctgcacggcacgcgcctcgttctGTACGGCCGGCCGAATGCGGGCAAGTCGATGCTGCTCAACCGcctcgtgcggcgcgaggcggccattgtctcgtccgagccgggcacgacgcgcgacgtTGTCCAAGTCGCCTTGGAACTGCATGGCTTCCGTGTCCTGCTCACCGATACAGCCGgtctgcgcgaggcgaccggcgagattgagcgcatcggcatcacgcgcacgcgca cgcacgTCACCGAGGCCGACTTGGCCATCTTGGTATGCGACGCCCCGGACGTCTGCGAaatgctcggcggcgttCCGCCCAGTGGAGCATGGCATATACccaaagaggcgctcgagcagcttggcatgctgccgaccgacgccgaggtACTCGTCTTTATGAACAAGATGGAcctggtcgacgcgccgccgcccgccgacCAAGGCGTCCCGTGCACAATCTGGCACGGAAGCGCGTTGGAGGACCGAGGCATTGACACGCTCCTTgctggcctcggcgagctgctccaggCACGCCACGAAGCAGAGAtgggcgagccgccgctcgtgaccgaggcgcgccatCTGCACCTCTTGCGGcacgtcctcgaggcgctcgacacgttTGCCACGACATTtatcgaggcgccgcagcccgaCTTGACGCTCGCTGCGGAAGAgctgcggcacgccgcctaCCTCATCGGCCAGATCACCGGCGAGACGCTTGCtgccgacgaggtgctcgggGGCATCTTTTCGCGATTCTGCATTGGAAAGTAG